The following are from one region of the Rhodopirellula sp. P2 genome:
- a CDS encoding S9 family peptidase: MHSRLKVLTLFSVAAFAITMNTNTTLAQSAGPHSASTAELLERSRPRLEGIYAKGEMRPQRFEAQWLRDSTGMVIREQDVDSDETVRAIYDVNSGERTVATTDVETAKVDPLLSPDGKSVLKKQGRSWIIRDITSGETRPLLEPSQAGDVSYQDPTWSPDGKRVLFVEADSNDVRLRNVLVPGDPSYPGVRKTRFARVATNIPKLRVGVVDVDGDDAGSVKWRPIDFPEEGGYFGEVSWAGNSEEVLVERLSRFRDKRELLMARVDGAVSTLFEETNEAWAVGSHGINSGVQWIDGGTRLVFLSEKDGWRQAFVIDRDGKNERLLSPGDYDIIDRAEPEDVVDEEGGWYYFYASPNNGTQRYLYRVPLDGTGTKELITPTEQAGWHEYQFSPDRKFAIHTFSTVNSPPVVDLVTIPAHRSIRILEENQELHKKAQETISRPTEFVQLKLSEEVTVDASVTKPSDFDESKRYPVFVYVYGEPYLQTVLDRWGAAQIDFLRTIADLGYITVSIDNRGTPCPKGAAWRRSVFGSLGPLSTEEQAAAIQELGRTRSYVDLSRVGIWGWSGGGSNTLNALFRKPDVYHLGIAVVPKPQPHLYNAWFQEIYMRTPEVNAEGYARSAPLGFADGLKGKLLIVTGSGETNTHIQIIEGLVDRLIELGKPFDYMVYPNRDHGLREGKGTEVHVRMLITRYLLENLPPGPLPLQSK; this comes from the coding sequence ATGCACTCACGTCTGAAGGTTCTCACTCTGTTTTCGGTCGCGGCATTTGCGATCACGATGAACACGAACACGACGCTGGCCCAATCGGCCGGTCCGCATTCCGCCAGCACGGCAGAACTGCTTGAAAGGTCACGGCCTCGATTGGAGGGCATTTACGCAAAAGGCGAGATGCGTCCCCAGCGATTCGAAGCCCAGTGGCTGCGTGACAGCACTGGAATGGTGATTCGCGAACAGGACGTCGATTCAGATGAAACCGTCCGAGCGATCTACGACGTGAATTCAGGGGAACGCACGGTTGCGACGACCGATGTTGAGACCGCCAAGGTCGACCCTCTGCTGTCTCCCGATGGGAAAAGCGTGCTGAAGAAGCAGGGGCGAAGTTGGATCATTCGAGACATAACAAGTGGTGAGACACGTCCTTTGTTGGAGCCCTCCCAGGCTGGTGATGTTTCCTATCAAGACCCAACCTGGAGCCCAGATGGCAAGCGTGTCTTGTTTGTGGAAGCGGATTCGAACGACGTCCGTTTACGAAACGTCCTTGTTCCCGGTGACCCTTCGTACCCCGGCGTCCGCAAGACACGTTTTGCTCGCGTTGCAACCAACATCCCGAAGCTGAGAGTGGGCGTGGTCGATGTCGACGGTGACGATGCCGGTTCTGTGAAGTGGCGGCCGATTGATTTTCCGGAAGAGGGTGGCTACTTCGGTGAGGTCTCCTGGGCAGGGAATTCGGAAGAAGTGTTGGTCGAGAGACTCAGTCGCTTTCGTGACAAACGCGAGCTTTTGATGGCGCGTGTCGACGGTGCGGTGTCCACTCTCTTTGAGGAGACGAACGAGGCTTGGGCAGTGGGAAGCCACGGGATCAACTCCGGCGTCCAATGGATCGACGGCGGAACGCGTTTGGTCTTTCTGAGCGAGAAGGATGGGTGGCGGCAGGCGTTCGTCATTGATCGTGATGGTAAAAACGAACGCCTGTTGTCGCCTGGCGATTACGACATCATCGATCGAGCGGAACCCGAGGATGTCGTGGATGAGGAGGGTGGCTGGTACTACTTCTACGCGTCGCCGAACAATGGGACGCAGCGGTATCTGTATCGCGTTCCACTGGATGGCACCGGAACGAAGGAGTTGATCACGCCAACGGAACAAGCCGGCTGGCATGAGTATCAGTTTTCTCCCGATCGAAAATTCGCGATTCACACTTTCTCAACCGTGAACTCGCCGCCCGTCGTCGACTTGGTCACGATCCCAGCACATCGCTCGATCAGAATCCTGGAGGAGAATCAAGAACTCCACAAGAAGGCACAGGAGACGATCTCGCGTCCCACTGAGTTCGTGCAGTTGAAGCTTTCAGAGGAGGTGACCGTCGACGCGAGCGTGACCAAACCGAGTGACTTTGACGAGTCGAAACGTTACCCCGTGTTTGTTTATGTGTACGGCGAGCCCTACTTGCAGACCGTGCTCGATCGTTGGGGAGCCGCTCAAATCGATTTTCTTCGCACGATCGCAGATCTGGGGTACATCACCGTTTCAATCGACAACCGCGGGACGCCTTGCCCCAAGGGTGCGGCATGGAGACGAAGCGTCTTCGGCAGTCTGGGCCCGTTGTCGACCGAAGAACAAGCCGCCGCGATTCAGGAACTGGGCCGCACACGATCGTATGTGGATTTGTCGCGGGTCGGCATCTGGGGATGGAGCGGCGGTGGTTCGAACACTCTCAACGCTTTGTTTCGCAAACCCGATGTGTATCACCTCGGAATCGCTGTCGTGCCCAAGCCGCAACCGCATCTTTACAACGCTTGGTTCCAAGAGATCTACATGCGGACCCCGGAAGTCAATGCGGAGGGCTACGCTCGTTCGGCTCCCCTTGGTTTTGCGGATGGGTTGAAGGGCAAGTTGCTGATCGTCACCGGATCGGGGGAAACCAACACGCACATTCAAATCATCGAAGGCTTGGTCGACCGATTGATTGAACTGGGCAAGCCATTTGACTACATGGTCTATCCCAACCGAGACCACGGTCTTCGTGAAGGCAAGGGAACCGAGGTGCACGTCCGGATGCTGATCACGCGTTACCTGCTGGAGAATCTGCCCCCTGGTCCGTTGCCGTTGCAATCGAAGTAA
- a CDS encoding ACT domain-containing protein, with protein sequence MTGITDLPTLLGSLRPLLREHEFVFVTQPGKRIADAADLRPIAAFEEQEGLTLVLRREHADANGEHYQGVFRMITLQVHSSLEAVGLTAAVAEALSEQGISANVMAAFFHDHVFVPSDRAHDAMATLEGLRSRN encoded by the coding sequence ATGACCGGGATCACCGACCTGCCAACCCTGCTCGGGTCTCTGCGTCCCCTGCTGCGTGAACACGAGTTTGTGTTCGTGACCCAACCCGGAAAACGCATCGCGGATGCCGCCGACCTGCGTCCCATCGCAGCGTTCGAAGAGCAGGAGGGTTTGACGCTTGTGTTGCGAAGAGAGCACGCGGACGCCAACGGGGAACATTACCAAGGCGTCTTTCGAATGATCACGTTGCAAGTGCATTCCAGTCTGGAGGCGGTGGGGCTGACGGCCGCCGTTGCAGAGGCTCTATCCGAACAAGGGATCAGCGCCAATGTGATGGCGGCGTTCTTTCACGATCACGTCTTTGTTCCCTCCGATCGTGCTCACGATGCCATGGCGACTCTCGAAGGACTCAGGTCCCGAAACTAG
- a CDS encoding IS4 family transposase has product MPTKTKRLKRRKLPDDQGERTQESLVKPKIKIEGLKYFAMLKPLLEHLHEHECQRDTAGNRTLHYDQYCMLVLLYVLNPTVSSLRAISQASELTKVRDKLGNEKASLGSLSEAGGLFSADLLKPIIEALSAEVNDAAPDPRLSSIQQTITAVDGSLVNALPSLIAASILKQTTGSALVRWRLHTHFEVNNLLPVRVDVTPDGGGEHDERAVLKRVLEEDRLYVMDRGYAKFSLFNSIVASSSSYVCRLRDNTVYETTQELELTEGDRAAGVLNDTIVKLGGSSSSSNSPDHPIRLIQIRCTPHQNRTGGKARGSKAPNSDGILRIATNLLNVPAEIIALIYSYRWTIEIFFRFYKQLMGGDHLISHNVNGIQIQVYCSVIACLLINLWTGSRPTKRTFEMICFYFQGLASEEELIAHIEKQAAAEEAKRAKEERQEIC; this is encoded by the coding sequence ATGCCAACCAAAACCAAGCGACTCAAAAGACGAAAGCTTCCTGATGACCAGGGCGAGCGAACACAGGAATCTCTCGTCAAGCCAAAGATCAAAATCGAAGGCCTCAAATACTTCGCCATGCTCAAGCCTCTGCTCGAGCATCTTCACGAACATGAGTGCCAGCGTGATACCGCTGGCAACCGTACGCTGCACTACGATCAGTATTGCATGCTCGTGTTGCTGTATGTCCTGAACCCCACTGTCTCAAGTTTGCGAGCAATCTCGCAGGCCAGTGAGTTGACGAAAGTACGTGACAAACTGGGCAACGAGAAAGCTTCGCTGGGATCGCTATCCGAAGCCGGTGGGCTGTTCTCTGCAGACCTTCTCAAGCCGATCATTGAGGCCTTGTCTGCTGAAGTCAACGATGCTGCCCCGGACCCGCGACTGAGCAGCATTCAGCAAACGATCACCGCCGTGGATGGCTCACTTGTTAACGCCTTGCCGTCGCTGATTGCCGCATCCATTCTGAAGCAAACAACGGGCTCAGCGCTGGTGCGATGGCGACTACACACACACTTTGAGGTCAATAACCTGCTGCCCGTACGAGTCGACGTGACACCTGACGGCGGTGGAGAACACGACGAGCGGGCCGTGCTCAAACGAGTGCTCGAAGAAGATCGCTTGTACGTGATGGACCGTGGCTATGCCAAGTTCTCGCTCTTCAATTCAATCGTCGCGTCATCGAGTAGCTATGTTTGCCGACTACGTGACAACACGGTTTACGAGACGACTCAAGAACTTGAGTTAACCGAGGGTGACCGTGCTGCGGGGGTGCTCAACGATACGATTGTGAAGCTTGGAGGATCGAGCAGCAGCTCAAATTCCCCTGATCATCCGATCCGGTTGATCCAAATCCGCTGCACGCCTCATCAAAACCGCACAGGCGGAAAGGCGAGAGGTTCCAAGGCACCCAACAGCGATGGGATCCTTCGCATTGCCACCAATCTGCTGAATGTACCTGCTGAAATCATTGCCCTGATCTACTCCTACCGATGGACAATTGAAATCTTCTTTCGGTTCTACAAGCAACTGATGGGCGGCGATCACCTTATCAGCCACAACGTCAATGGGATCCAGATCCAAGTCTATTGTTCGGTGATTGCCTGCTTACTGATCAACCTGTGGACTGGATCTCGCCCCACGAAACGAACGTTTGAAATGATCTGTTTCTACTTTCAAGGCTTAGCCAGTGAAGAGGAGCTGATAGCTCACATCGAAAAGCAAGCTGCTGCAGAAGAGGCAAAGCGTGCCAAAGAGGAGCGTCAAGAAATTTGCTAA
- a CDS encoding arylsulfatase — MKPRVLFFQACLLTLGLSLTAQAQEKPNILVIWGDDIGTENISHYNRGMMGYKTPNIDRVANEGIFFTDYYGQQSCTAGRAAFIGGSVPVRSGMTKVGLPGAKEGWQKNDVTMATVLKSLGYTTGQFGKNHQGDRDEHLPTQHGFDEFVGNLYHLNAEEEPENEDYPADMKMADGRTFLQAFGPRGVIKATADGKIEDTGPLTKKRMETIDEETIAAAKDFITRQHKAGKPFFCWWNGTRMHFRTHVKKEHRHKGNDEYTDGMIEHDLQVGELLDLLDELGIADNTVVQYSTDNGPHYNTWPDAGTTPFRSEKNSNWEGAYRVPCYVRWPGKFKAGTVLNGIVAHEDWLPTFAAIGGSTDIKAQLLKGVELNGRSYKNHIDGHNQLDYLTGKSEESPRREFMYVNDDGQIVAIRYDDWKAVFLENRGMAFEVWREPFVELRVPLLFNLRRDPFEKAQHNATTYNDWFLSRVFVLAPMQQFAGNFLKTMKEFPPSQTPGSFNLEKIQKQIEGSLGGR; from the coding sequence ATGAAGCCTCGAGTCCTCTTCTTTCAAGCTTGTCTACTGACCCTGGGGTTGAGCCTCACGGCTCAAGCGCAGGAGAAACCAAACATCCTCGTCATCTGGGGCGACGATATCGGGACTGAAAACATCAGTCACTACAACCGTGGAATGATGGGCTACAAAACGCCCAACATCGATCGTGTTGCCAACGAAGGGATCTTCTTCACGGACTACTACGGTCAACAATCTTGCACTGCCGGACGCGCCGCGTTCATTGGCGGCAGCGTTCCCGTCCGTAGCGGAATGACCAAGGTTGGTTTGCCGGGCGCCAAAGAGGGCTGGCAAAAAAACGACGTCACCATGGCGACGGTCTTGAAAAGCCTGGGGTACACCACTGGCCAATTCGGCAAGAATCACCAAGGTGACCGAGACGAACACCTGCCGACGCAACATGGTTTTGATGAATTCGTTGGCAACCTGTATCACCTCAACGCCGAGGAAGAACCGGAAAACGAAGACTACCCCGCTGACATGAAGATGGCCGACGGCCGAACCTTCTTGCAAGCCTTTGGACCTCGTGGTGTGATCAAAGCCACCGCCGACGGGAAGATCGAAGACACCGGGCCGCTCACCAAGAAGCGGATGGAAACCATTGACGAAGAAACCATCGCGGCTGCGAAGGATTTCATCACCCGTCAACACAAAGCCGGCAAGCCCTTCTTCTGCTGGTGGAATGGCACCCGGATGCACTTCCGCACCCACGTCAAGAAAGAACATCGTCACAAAGGCAACGATGAATACACGGACGGCATGATCGAGCACGATCTGCAAGTCGGCGAATTGCTTGACCTGTTGGATGAACTCGGCATCGCCGACAACACCGTCGTTCAGTACTCAACGGACAACGGACCTCACTACAACACCTGGCCTGATGCCGGAACCACTCCGTTCCGCAGCGAAAAGAATTCCAACTGGGAAGGTGCGTATCGGGTTCCTTGTTACGTCCGCTGGCCTGGCAAGTTCAAAGCCGGCACCGTGCTGAACGGGATCGTTGCTCATGAAGATTGGTTGCCCACGTTTGCTGCCATCGGTGGTTCCACCGACATCAAGGCGCAATTGCTCAAAGGCGTCGAACTGAATGGGCGTTCTTACAAGAACCACATCGATGGTCACAATCAACTTGATTACCTGACCGGCAAGTCCGAAGAATCGCCTCGCCGAGAGTTCATGTACGTCAACGATGACGGTCAGATCGTTGCCATTCGTTACGACGACTGGAAAGCTGTGTTCCTCGAGAACCGAGGCATGGCGTTCGAAGTCTGGCGTGAACCTTTCGTTGAACTTCGCGTGCCGTTGTTGTTCAACCTCCGTCGCGATCCTTTCGAAAAGGCTCAGCACAACGCGACCACCTACAACGACTGGTTCTTGTCGCGAGTCTTCGTGCTGGCCCCAATGCAACAATTCGCTGGGAATTTCCTGAAAACGATGAAGGAATTCCCACCGAGCCAAACGCCTGGTTCGTTCAACCTGGAGAAGATTCAGAAGCAAATCGAAGGCAGCCTGGGCGGTCGCTAA
- the pyrH gene encoding UMP kinase — translation MPDIAPSSQPDGDLRYRRVILKLSGESLAESGKRGISENELLAIARQIKSAHESGCQIAIVNGGGNILRGASFSGANACVQEATAHYMGMLATVINSLALQDALDSIGLQTRVMSALPVDRVAEQFIRRRAIRHLEKGRVVILSGGIGSPFVTTDTAAAQRALEIEADVILKATRVDGVYSDDPEKNPHAVLYEQLSYNEVIQKKLRVMDATAIALCNEHRKPILVFNFKQDGNIVRAVRGESVGTWIGDPQDTQTNQR, via the coding sequence ATGCCCGACATTGCCCCATCAAGTCAACCCGACGGCGATTTACGTTATCGCCGCGTGATTTTGAAACTCAGTGGCGAAAGCCTGGCCGAATCTGGCAAACGGGGGATCAGCGAGAACGAACTGTTGGCGATTGCCCGGCAGATCAAATCCGCTCACGAATCGGGTTGCCAAATCGCGATCGTCAACGGCGGCGGCAATATCCTTCGCGGGGCATCGTTCTCCGGTGCCAACGCCTGCGTCCAAGAAGCCACGGCGCACTACATGGGCATGCTGGCGACGGTGATCAATTCCCTCGCCTTGCAAGACGCTCTGGATTCAATTGGATTGCAAACGCGCGTCATGAGCGCGTTGCCCGTCGATCGGGTCGCCGAACAATTCATTCGTCGTCGCGCTATCCGGCACCTCGAAAAAGGCCGCGTGGTCATCCTTTCCGGAGGAATCGGAAGCCCCTTTGTGACGACTGACACGGCCGCCGCTCAGCGTGCTCTGGAGATCGAAGCGGACGTGATTCTCAAAGCGACCCGCGTCGACGGTGTCTACAGCGACGACCCAGAAAAGAACCCCCATGCGGTTTTGTACGAGCAACTCAGCTACAACGAAGTGATCCAAAAGAAGCTGCGAGTGATGGATGCCACCGCAATTGCGCTGTGCAACGAACATCGCAAGCCGATCTTGGTGTTTAATTTCAAGCAGGACGGCAACATTGTTCGTGCCGTCCGCGGTGAATCCGTGGGAACCTGGATCGGTGACCCACAGGATACGCAAACCAACCAACGTTGA
- the frr gene encoding ribosome recycling factor, which yields MTSDEILMDAEERMDKAVSVLQHNLSGIRTGRANPGLVDSIKVEVYGSLTPLKQLASIGTPEPQQILIRPYDATTIKDIEKALVAGDLGLNPQNDGRVIRLNVPPLSGEVRKKMVARIKELAEEAKVSIRNIRRDANKAAETAEKDKEMTEDDRDKTKDQVQELTKKAENSVNESAKAREAEVMED from the coding sequence ATGACGAGCGACGAGATATTGATGGACGCCGAAGAGCGAATGGACAAAGCCGTTTCGGTGCTGCAACACAATTTGTCGGGGATTCGTACCGGACGAGCCAACCCAGGCTTGGTCGATTCGATCAAAGTCGAAGTCTACGGATCGTTGACGCCACTGAAGCAATTGGCCAGCATCGGGACCCCCGAACCACAACAAATCTTGATTCGCCCGTACGACGCCACGACCATCAAAGACATCGAAAAGGCACTGGTTGCCGGTGACCTGGGGCTGAACCCTCAAAACGACGGACGCGTCATTCGCTTGAACGTCCCCCCGTTGTCGGGCGAAGTCCGCAAAAAAATGGTGGCGAGAATCAAGGAATTGGCAGAGGAAGCCAAGGTCTCGATCCGCAATATCCGTCGCGATGCGAACAAGGCTGCTGAAACAGCTGAAAAAGACAAGGAAATGACGGAAGACGATCGCGACAAGACCAAGGATCAGGTGCAAGAGTTGACCAAGAAGGCTGAAAACAGTGTCAATGAATCCGCCAAAGCTCGCGAAGCGGAAGTGATGGAGGACTGA
- the proC gene encoding pyrroline-5-carboxylate reductase, which yields MQLTGLTVIGGGQMARALVGGMLASGCLKASELTVVHQTKATGDWWLSKYPGCTTSTDTVEAVSDASTVMLAVKPHIIAEVLAVKDADGKSADWSGRLIVSIAAGIGLDQLTQGVGHDRVVRVMPNTPSLVGEGASGYCVSSGVSDDDVKLIETMLGSVGIAALVTEPQMNAVTGVSGSGPAYVFLIIEALADGGVAAGLPRATALKLATQTVLGAAKMVRETGEHPGVLKDNVCSPGGTTIAAMSVLEQNAVRGAMIQAVQASANRSRELA from the coding sequence ATGCAACTCACCGGATTGACGGTTATCGGCGGCGGCCAAATGGCTCGGGCTCTCGTGGGCGGAATGCTCGCAAGTGGATGCCTGAAAGCAAGCGAACTGACGGTCGTTCACCAAACCAAAGCGACTGGCGATTGGTGGTTGTCAAAGTATCCCGGGTGCACGACCAGCACCGACACTGTCGAAGCGGTTTCGGACGCCAGCACCGTGATGCTGGCCGTCAAACCGCACATCATCGCGGAGGTGTTGGCGGTCAAAGATGCGGACGGCAAATCAGCGGATTGGTCAGGACGCTTGATCGTCTCCATCGCGGCCGGAATCGGGTTGGATCAATTGACCCAAGGGGTCGGTCACGATCGCGTCGTCCGCGTGATGCCGAACACCCCCAGCCTCGTTGGGGAAGGGGCCAGCGGCTACTGCGTCAGTTCGGGCGTGAGCGATGACGATGTGAAATTGATCGAAACGATGTTGGGCAGCGTCGGAATTGCCGCGCTGGTCACGGAACCTCAGATGAACGCGGTCACCGGAGTCAGTGGCTCCGGCCCCGCCTACGTGTTTCTGATCATCGAGGCACTTGCGGATGGCGGCGTCGCCGCTGGATTGCCGCGTGCCACGGCGTTGAAATTGGCAACGCAAACGGTCTTGGGGGCCGCCAAAATGGTTCGTGAGACGGGCGAGCACCCCGGCGTTCTGAAGGACAACGTTTGCAGTCCTGGTGGAACAACCATTGCCGCGATGAGCGTCCTGGAACAGAATGCAGTTCGTGGAGCAATGATTCAAGCCGTGCAGGCGTCGGCCAATCGCAGTCGCGAGTTGGCTTAG
- a CDS encoding protein kinase domain-containing protein has translation MSAPTPEEFIQRAMAVGIADRRSVDRALADLGSEERGLSDVIELLQRHGILTTLQCEKLTRGDKGGYFYGEYIVQYLIGAGTFARVYRAQKGEEVFAVKVLRKRFRDEPKEMEQFLREGRMGLKLKHPNIVRILDVVPDVRNPFLVMEFVEGQTLRELVRIRKQLPVELALKLTMEISAGLAHAAGLGISHRDLKLSNVLISSAGTAKLVDFGLAALADRNNPEQVADCPNARAIDYAALERGTNVRKDDPRSDVFFTGNMLYHMIAGEPALTETRDRLARLNVSRFQEIKPISEHVPDCPGIVSQLLMKILAYDPEKRIQSAAAMRIEVERVLETLKKGPTERKVHDTTGTVNAADVGDDQVVTNEGEGYVVMLVESKANLQNAVRERLKARGYRVLIIADPKRALARFEDDIENPADCVIFGAAELGNDALEAYNQFVTDEKTAEIPAILLVDQRQGHIISRAKRGPNRVLLPLPLRVKQLRVALMQLLANIEKRTPGMF, from the coding sequence ATGAGTGCTCCGACTCCCGAGGAATTCATTCAGCGAGCGATGGCGGTCGGAATTGCTGACCGCCGTTCGGTCGACCGTGCGCTGGCGGACTTAGGTTCAGAGGAACGCGGACTCAGCGACGTGATTGAGCTGCTGCAGCGACATGGGATTTTGACCACGTTGCAGTGCGAGAAGCTGACCCGAGGCGACAAAGGTGGTTACTTCTACGGGGAGTACATCGTCCAGTACCTGATCGGTGCTGGTACGTTCGCTCGGGTGTACCGCGCTCAAAAGGGCGAGGAAGTTTTCGCCGTCAAAGTCCTCCGCAAGCGGTTCCGCGACGAACCGAAGGAAATGGAGCAATTCCTTCGCGAAGGTCGCATGGGGTTGAAGCTCAAACACCCCAACATCGTTCGCATCTTGGATGTGGTTCCGGACGTGAGAAATCCGTTCTTGGTGATGGAGTTTGTCGAAGGGCAAACGCTTCGCGAGTTGGTTCGGATTCGCAAACAACTCCCGGTTGAACTGGCGTTGAAACTCACGATGGAAATCTCCGCCGGTCTGGCACACGCGGCGGGGCTCGGGATTTCGCACCGTGACTTGAAGCTGTCCAACGTGCTGATTTCATCGGCCGGGACGGCGAAGCTGGTCGACTTCGGCTTGGCCGCCTTGGCCGATCGCAACAACCCCGAACAAGTGGCCGATTGCCCCAACGCACGTGCGATCGATTACGCCGCGTTGGAACGAGGCACCAACGTTCGCAAGGACGATCCACGCAGTGACGTCTTCTTCACTGGCAACATGCTGTATCACATGATCGCGGGCGAGCCGGCACTGACGGAAACCCGTGACCGTTTGGCGCGGCTGAACGTGTCGCGATTTCAAGAAATCAAGCCGATCTCGGAACACGTTCCCGACTGTCCCGGGATCGTCAGTCAGCTGCTGATGAAGATCCTCGCCTACGATCCTGAGAAACGCATTCAATCAGCCGCGGCGATGCGGATTGAAGTCGAACGGGTGCTTGAAACTCTAAAGAAGGGACCAACGGAACGGAAAGTCCACGACACCACCGGAACCGTCAACGCGGCCGATGTTGGTGATGACCAAGTGGTCACCAACGAGGGCGAGGGCTACGTCGTGATGTTGGTGGAATCAAAAGCCAACCTGCAAAACGCGGTTCGCGAGCGGTTGAAGGCACGTGGGTATCGCGTGTTGATCATCGCCGATCCGAAGCGTGCTTTGGCTCGATTTGAGGATGACATTGAGAATCCGGCGGATTGTGTGATCTTTGGTGCAGCCGAACTTGGCAACGACGCCTTGGAGGCCTACAACCAATTTGTCACGGACGAAAAGACGGCCGAAATCCCGGCGATCTTGCTCGTCGATCAACGCCAAGGACACATCATCAGCCGCGCCAAACGCGGCCCCAATCGCGTGCTGCTGCCCTTGCCGCTGCGAGTCAAGCAACTTCGAGTTGCGCTGATGCAGTTGCTGGCCAACATCGAAAAGCGGACCCCGGGAATGTTTTGA
- a CDS encoding leucine-rich repeat domain-containing protein: protein MNSSRKLSFLWFVSLCCLAMASVAPVSADDEKKADAKEKAVAAEPAAEVKPPAKADQPAPKKVAETKADATQEVPKKAEEKPVVKSIFPDKALEQAVRAEVFAKRHNDEPITAADVAKISRVVGSGKGIASLEGLQHCKSLMLIDLADNEIEDLTPISGLKRLQSVTLAGNKISSLDPIAELVAMQLLDVSGNQLTSLDPLVKMSNLRTLYLADNQLTSLDPLAGLTKIWSLDVAGNQLSSLDPLSKLSWLTTLEISDNQITSLQPLTALHDLDMLIAPGNPLANLKPLVEMCRADLEGDRRFAPYLNVYFSPTQLNHADWSEDLAELRTLGVRLHEYERKQKGAKSNP from the coding sequence ATGAACAGCTCGCGAAAATTGTCTTTCCTGTGGTTCGTGTCGCTCTGCTGCCTTGCCATGGCCTCGGTCGCCCCCGTGTCCGCCGACGATGAGAAGAAGGCCGACGCGAAGGAAAAAGCCGTGGCAGCCGAACCGGCCGCCGAGGTGAAGCCGCCCGCCAAGGCCGACCAGCCAGCTCCGAAAAAAGTGGCTGAAACGAAGGCCGACGCCACGCAAGAAGTGCCCAAGAAGGCGGAGGAAAAACCCGTCGTCAAATCGATCTTCCCCGACAAGGCTCTCGAACAGGCCGTCCGCGCGGAAGTCTTCGCCAAACGACACAATGACGAACCGATCACGGCCGCAGACGTTGCCAAGATCTCGCGTGTGGTTGGCAGCGGCAAAGGCATCGCATCGCTGGAGGGTTTGCAGCACTGCAAGTCATTGATGTTGATCGATCTGGCCGACAATGAGATCGAAGACTTGACTCCGATCTCCGGTCTCAAACGCTTGCAATCCGTCACCCTGGCGGGCAACAAAATCAGCAGCCTCGATCCGATCGCGGAATTGGTCGCGATGCAATTGCTCGATGTTTCTGGCAACCAACTGACCAGCTTGGATCCGCTGGTGAAGATGTCCAATCTGCGGACTCTGTATTTGGCCGACAATCAACTGACCAGCCTGGATCCTTTGGCGGGCTTGACCAAAATTTGGTCGCTGGATGTGGCCGGGAATCAACTCAGCAGTTTGGATCCCCTTTCGAAGCTCAGTTGGTTGACGACCCTTGAGATTTCGGACAACCAAATCACGTCCCTTCAACCGCTGACGGCGCTCCATGATCTGGACATGCTGATCGCTCCCGGCAATCCGCTGGCCAACCTGAAACCTCTGGTCGAAATGTGTCGAGCGGACCTGGAAGGTGATCGCCGTTTCGCTCCTTACTTGAACGTTTACTTTTCTCCCACACAATTGAATCACGCGGATTGGTCCGAGGACCTGGCTGAACTGCGAACTCTCGGCGTGCGTTTGCACGAGTATGAGCGGAAGCAGAAGGGAGCCAAGTCGAATCCATGA
- a CDS encoding pyroglutamyl-peptidase I, giving the protein MTKVLLTAFEPYDRWPDNSSWMSLMELTHWYDGPVELVTRRYPVNLLTMSERLRADLQAGYDLAIHCGQAPGSTQMRLENVGLNLRTDGTEILPDAPAAYRTGLPLSAAAQKIRDAGIPAAVSHHAGTYLCNAALYLSHHYSAAFGLQTQSLFVHLPLAPSQVARENSESPSMSVPMTSAALAILIQSLVASTH; this is encoded by the coding sequence GTGACCAAGGTTCTCTTGACGGCTTTCGAGCCCTACGACCGCTGGCCGGACAACTCGAGCTGGATGAGTCTGATGGAGCTGACACATTGGTACGACGGCCCCGTTGAGCTGGTCACGCGGCGATACCCGGTGAATTTGCTGACCATGAGCGAGCGGCTGCGAGCCGATTTGCAGGCGGGCTATGACCTGGCGATTCATTGCGGCCAGGCTCCTGGATCGACCCAAATGCGATTGGAGAACGTGGGCCTGAATCTCCGCACCGATGGCACCGAGATCCTACCCGACGCTCCTGCGGCCTACCGGACTGGTTTGCCACTGTCGGCAGCCGCCCAAAAAATTCGAGATGCAGGGATTCCTGCCGCGGTGTCGCATCATGCGGGTACATATTTGTGCAATGCCGCGTTGTACCTGAGTCACCACTATTCAGCGGCATTCGGCCTGCAAACTCAGTCTCTGTTCGTGCATTTGCCGCTGGCCCCCTCTCAGGTCGCACGTGAAAATTCGGAATCGCCCAGCATGAGTGTGCCGATGACCAGCGCCGCGCTCGCGATTTTGATTCAAAGTCTGGTTGCATCGACCCACTGA